In Methanofollis aquaemaris, the genomic window TCTGCCCGACGGCGCTGCCGCTTCTGGAAAGGTCGATGATGTCTTTTGCGGCGAGGGCGGGGTACGGGAAGAGGGACAACCGGTCGGTCAGGGGTGCCAGTCGGTTGTGGTAGTGTTTCGTTGTTGCGGCCGATTCGGGAGTGAGAAGGGCGATGGCGACCGCGCTGAGGATGAGCACCTCCGCGCACGCGGCAAGGAGCGTCCACCACGAGAAGGCGTGGAAGAGTGTTAGCGGAAGGAAGAGCACTTCGGGGCCGGCGCCGGCGGTCACCGATGCCGCCGCCCCCATGCCGAGGACGAGAACGCAGACGAGTGCAAGGAGACGCTTCGAGCGAGTGTAGACCATAGAGAAGAAGAACGCGGCCGAGAGCCCGGTGAGAAACGAGAGGGAGAGCGTGAGCAGGAGGAGGAGCACTGTCTCGAACGAGACGCCGACCGAGGGTGCGGCGAGCGCGAACCCCAGGACGAAGGGGAGCACCCAGAGGAGGATGTAGTAGACTGTGTCCTTCACGACAAAGTTGAGGAAGATGAACCGCTCAGAGAGGGGGAAGATCCGCGCCGAATAGGCGAGACTGCTCGACTGCCCGAACCTCCTCTCCATCACTTCGTTCATCAGGAGCCCGAATGCCCCGACCATGAGGCCGAGGAGGAGGAAGAGCGCGTGGATGACGAGGGCGAAGTCTCCGAAGGGGAGGATGGGTTCGAGGTAGGGGAGGAGGAATGAGCCCATGAAAGCGATGGCGCAGATCAGCACCGGGTAGAGGGCAAAACTCAGACTCCCGAACATCGTTGAGTGGACCCGCCACTCCTCTTTCATCATGGCCCGGAAGAGTTCAAGCATGGGCACCGGTCCTGACGAGCGAGAGGAAGTACTCGCCGAGGTGCCGACCGCTTCCGGTGACCTCCGCAATCCCGCCGGTGGCCAGGAGTTTTCCGGTGTGGAGGACGGCAAAATCCGAACAGATCTCCTCTGCGATCTCGAGGATGTGCGTGGAGATGAAGACGGTGTTGCCCTCCTTCACATATGCCCCGAGATAGTCCTTCACCTTCTCCTGCATGATGGGATCGAAGTTGATGAGCGGTTCGTCGATGAGGGCGAGGACCGGCCTGTGGAGAAATGCCTGGGCGAACATCAGTTTCTGCCTGGTGCCCCGCGAGAGGTCTTTGCAGAGTACGTCGCGTTTGTCCCCGAACTCCAGGAACTCAAACCACCACGCTTTCCGCTCCTCGATGTCGGGGATCGTCCTGACCTTCCCGACAAAGTCGAGGTACTCCTCCGAGGTGAGGAAACTGGGTGGTGTCTCCTGCTCGGGGATGATCCCCACCCGCGACCGCACGCCGACCGGGTCTTTCTCCGCATCGAGACCGAGGACCGTCGCCGACCCTGTCGTCGGCCTGATCTGCCCGGTCAGCATCTTGATCATCGTGCTCTTCCCCGATCCGTTGGGGCCGAGCAGTCCGAAGAGCGAACCCTGTTCAACAGATAAGGTTATGCCGTCCACTGCTCTGGTCTCCCCGTAGACCTTCGTGAGATTGTGCACCTCAAGTATTGAGCTCAATCGATCTCTCCGGTTGAAGGTGGAGTCTCGCGGGTTATCAGTTTTTTTAATTTCTCAGGGTTCAGATCCGGTAGAATAGATGGGATACTTTTTCTGTGGGCCTGCAATCAAGGGGTCCGAGTCCTCTCCGCACCATGCATGGTGGCGGTGGACTTCGGGATTATCTGAACTCTGATCGCTCTCCTGCATGTCCGCAAAAATAGGATTTATCGGCTCTGTTGAATCAGGCATGAACCCCAGGCTCAAGCATACGCGATTGAACATTGCTCAGAACAGCGTCTCAAGATGTGAAAGTGTTCCTCTCCCTTGCGCCGGTACACCAGAGAGGATCTCGTTCCATCGCCTCCCCCCGGCGCGAGATTGCGGTGAAGAGTCTACAATGGGGGCGGCACGTCGGATCATCACACCGTTCCCCACGCGCTCGCACCGGGATGGCGATGGGGGGGAAGGCAGAGAGGCGATCGTTCAGAGGGTGATCCCGGCCTCCGCCGATCTGTCACACAGGGACAAGGGTGTGTTCATCCTCCGATGTCCACTCCAGGAGAAGAATCCAACCAGAACAATTATGCGAGATAAATACAAGGAATGGTTTGACTGAGACCATGCGAAACGACTGGATCATCTTTGGCACCTGGATCCTCATTCTGGCCATCTTCTTCTTCGATTTCCACGCACAACTCTCGGGGGTCATGGGAGTGATCGGGTTTGTGTCGGTCATCGTCGGCGCCCATGCCGAGGAGAAGACATAGCCGACCCTTTTGTCACTCTCAAGTTTCGGCTCTGTAGAATCGGGCATGAACGTGGGGTTCAAACATGCGGGATGAAAATTTCTCGCCGCTTGATCGCTCTCTTTTCAAGACAGAAGAACTGGTGGAGACCTCACTCCATCGCCGCCCCTGCCTATCTTCGGTTCGTGGGGGGTCCGGGGGGCACCGCCTCCCGGCGCGAGACGGCGGTGAAGGTTCGACGATGGGGGGCGGCCGATCAGATCGACGTGCCTTCCCACACCACCATGCCGGGGCGCTGCTCCCGGTGTGAGCATGGGGGAAGGCGGTTGAATCGTACTCAAACCTAGAAAAAGTGAGGTTTTCTACAGGGCCCAAGTTTCAGATAATTCCCCGGGCCAGAAGAAGATATGAGGCCCGAAGGCCCGGCCCTCCCTTTCAGGGGGCCTTCAGTTCCGGTATTTTCCGGCTGTATCCTGCCACCGTGCTCCCGCTGTACTGAACCGTGTGCCCCTTCAGCGCCTTCTTCAACTCTTTTCCGCTCGCACCGGCCGGAAGATCGAGCGGGGCGTCGGTGCCGTAGAGGTTGAAGTAGTACTCGTGCGCCGCCCCCTCAGACAGGCACGGGCCGCTGTACCCGATCTTCCCGAGGTCATTCTTCCCCTGCCGTGCCCGAATAGGAGACGAGACCTCCGGCTTTGCGGGAATCCCTTCAGGGATCAGGTCTGTTGCGGGGATGTTCCAGATGAGCCAGTGATCGACCTTTGCTCCCGGGTCGGTGAGAATGATCGCGATGTAGGGCGATTCCAACCTTGAAATACGAATTTCAGGTGAAATGTCCTCGCCTTCGCAGGTATGTCTCTTCGGAAAAATGTCGAATCCGATCTCTACAATAGGGTTTTCCATCCTCGATACCTCCGCAGGAATGTCGTACGTACTATATGAAAGGGGAAGGTTGTGAAGACATCTCGAAAGAGAGAGATGGAATCTGTTCCCTGTGATCAAAATGTGAGATCATCCCGGAACTCTCCTGCCTCACTCTTGCAGAAGATCGAGATGGATGATGGTGGAGAGATCTTCACCTCCAGATAGCGCAAACATGCATCCATGACCTTTCCCTATCAATCGCGCCGGGGGTGCTGCCCCCTGACCCCCGGATTGCTATAGCGCCGGGAAGGCGGAGAGAAAATCATGAAAAGGGGGTGAGATACTCCGCTCATCTTCATCCGTGGGGGGGTCAGGGGTGTTTCCCCCGGCGTGAGATGATAGGTTCAGATCTGTCTGGTGGGGCGCCCCGTCTGATCGCCTGCCTTCTTTCTCAATCGTGCTCCGGGATGAAGATGGGAACGGGGAGGCAGAGGGTGATCGTTCGGAGGGTGCTCCAGCCTTCTGTCGATCCGTCACGCGGGGAATTATGATCGATGAGGGGATGGCAGAAAGCCAAATTTGGGGAAAAAGCGATCGCATTCTTTCATCTCTTTTCTGGGCTTTGTACAAATCATCTTGATGGATCTCTTCGCCGGGGGGCTGGCCGCCCCCCGATCCCCCCGCATCACGATAGGGGAGTGGACTGCAACCCCCTCTCTGTGGTCATCTCTCCGCCTTCCCGACCTATCTTCATCCCGGGGGTCCGGGGGCAGCGCCCCCGGTACAAGCATGAGGGAAGGCGATGGATTCAGTTCACAGGGGGGTCGTGGTGATGAAAAGAGGATGTTTTTCTACAGAGCCCTTTTCTGTCCATTCTTATCTTTTTTGATAAGGGATCAGGGGATTACTTCAACAGCCCAACACTCTTGTATTTTCTGTGGGCTTGAGAAAATACTGTCAAATTTGTGTTGCTGTATGTTATCTTTGTGATGGGAAAACCCCTCCAATCTCTGTCAGAAAGAAGGAGGCATGATAATGAACCATGTCAGAGCAGTAGAGATCACTCTGGGATGAGTTATATCAGGGGGAAAAGCAGGGATACAGACTCTTGATGTTGATCCTGATCTCAAGATGTATCCTGTTGACCCGGAGCATTCAGAAGGGAGAAGAAGAGAATTGATGTTTGGGAGAGAGATCTATTCGACCATCTCTTTGAGTAGTTCTTTTATAATCTCTTTCTGGACTTCTCTGAACTCTTCGGACCACAGGATTTTTGTTGTGACCATTCGTGAGATCTCTCGCATCTCATCCTCGGCAATAGACTCATCATGGGTCTGTACTCTTGAGAAATGGTCCAGTATAATGTTTCGAGCAACCTGTGAGACAGAAATATTATATTTCTGAGCGATATCATTGAGTTCTGCATAGGTTTCAGGCGTTATCCTGATGCCGATGAATTCTGTTTTTCGCTCCTTTTTTGGGGTTCGACCCATAATCCTCAATTGTTGTTATCTTTGTTGATGAATTTTGGTGCTTTTTAGTTATCGCCAGTATCAAAAAGAAACATTTATCGGATATCATAGATATCATTGATACTTAATCGAGATTCTGTGAACAGACAAATTCCTGAAGAAAAGGCTGGAAAAAATATTGAGAAAGAGTGTTCGGGCAAGGTGAAAAGGTTGTCAGGATGGGTAAATAAGAGGTCACATCATCAGAGGGCCAGAATTGAAAAAATTCCTTCTACTGGAGCACTGACATTTTCAATGGCTATTCTGCATGCTCTTGAGGAACGCGGTTGGGAGACTGGAAAAGAAGGATATCGGTGTGAATCAAATGGAAGGTTCGACTCTTGAAAAAAATCGGATCGCTGAATGTGCAGCGTTATGCGGATCTGATGCCCTCTGAGATCCGTGACGCCGTCGCACCTTTGTCCGACGATATGGCCTGGGCCATATTTATGGCCATCCTCCACCATAGGAACCTGAGAGATTCCGATTTCATAGAAATCTTTGGATCTACATTTACAGCTGAGGGCAGGAGACGTCTGAAAAAATTGGAAATGGCAGGTCTGATCGAGAAAAAAATAAATTCTCAAGATGGTGCCTGCAACACCTCAGATATTCATTATGTCCTCTCCCATCCAGGTAGAGATCTTCTTGACACACTTTTCGGTATGATCCTGAAGAATTGCTCATGGACTCAGTAGAATAGGGCATGAACCAAAAGCATCCCTCAAGCATGCCACAGGAGTAATTTTCATAGCAGATCTTCCGGGTGATAATCATAGTAATTGAGGTCATCCAAAAACTCTCCTGACTTCCCCCTCTTCTAGAGATAAAGAAAGATGATGGTGTAAAAATCTCCTCTCTTCGTAGCGTGAACATCCATTCATCGCCTTCTTCTCTCCTTTCACCAGGTGCTCTGCCGCCCGATCCCTATCTTCGTCGTGGAGGGATCCGGGGGGTCTCCCCCCGGCGAGAGAAAGCAGGAGAATATTCTTTACTCTATAGGAGGGGCGGCACGTGGATCGGTCTGCCTTCCCGCATGCTCGCGCCGGGGGCTCTGCCCCCGGACCCCCGGGATTGCGATAGGGGCGGGAAGGCACACGTGATGATGATGAAAAGGGGATTAACCTCCTCCTCCCTATCTTCTGCGGCGGGAACGGGGGCAACCAGCCACCCAGCGGAAGATCTGCGATCAGATTTTCTGGAATGAAGGGTTTTGATACGGACGAAGATTCATGTTCGGGAGACTTTTGGGATATGCTCACTGCCACCTCCTTTTTTCAATTCCTTCCGCCGATGAATCTTCAGTCGCTTTGATTCATCCACAACAGAAGAGTTTCATGGCAGAATTGTTTCATCCTGGTCTGAACAAATTTGATCTCAGGGTCGGGTCTGAAAATATCCTCCATTGTATTGTTCTTTATGATCATCTTATTTTTTGAAAACGAAAATTCTGTACATCTCCAGAAATCATCTGCTTCAGCGAAAATGCCCTTGAACAAACCCCTGCATTGTGCATCCATACCATTTTCGCAGAAGATCAAAGTGGATTTTTGTGGGCAGCCTCGATTCTTCCTGCCCATCAATACACCCAGTTCCAGAGTTGCCGATTGATTCAGGTTATGTTCTCCGTCATGTTCGTTAAAGAAGAAAAAGATGTGGACCTGACACATATCAACCAGGGTTAGACTTTTTCGGAGATTTCGGACATCCTCATCGATCTCTTTCTCCTCCGGGTTGTCTTTCAGGTCTATGGAGAGGTAGGTGTTGTGATAATGATGCTCTC contains:
- a CDS encoding YbhB/YbcL family Raf kinase inhibitor-like protein, translated to MENPIVEIGFDIFPKRHTCEGEDISPEIRISRLESPYIAIILTDPGAKVDHWLIWNIPATDLIPEGIPAKPEVSSPIRARQGKNDLGKIGYSGPCLSEGAAHEYYFNLYGTDAPLDLPAGASGKELKKALKGHTVQYSGSTVAGYSRKIPELKAP
- a CDS encoding ABC transporter ATP-binding protein gives rise to the protein MSSILEVHNLTKVYGETRAVDGITLSVEQGSLFGLLGPNGSGKSTMIKMLTGQIRPTTGSATVLGLDAEKDPVGVRSRVGIIPEQETPPSFLTSEEYLDFVGKVRTIPDIEERKAWWFEFLEFGDKRDVLCKDLSRGTRQKLMFAQAFLHRPVLALIDEPLINFDPIMQEKVKDYLGAYVKEGNTVFISTHILEIAEEICSDFAVLHTGKLLATGGIAEVTGSGRHLGEYFLSLVRTGAHA